Genomic DNA from Fodinicurvata sp. EGI_FJ10296:
GTATCCTGTGGGCTGTGGCAGGGTTCCGCGCTGCTCGATCTCGACTATGCCGAGGATAGCACCGCCGAGGCCGATGCCAATTTTGTCATGACGGATGCCATGGGGATCGTCGAGGTCCAGGGAACGGCCGAAGCCGATCCGTTCAGCGAATCGGACTTTCTGGCATTGCTGTCACTCGCCAAGAAGGGCATTGCCGAACTGGGCGTCCTTCAGGAGGCGGCGATCGAATCCGCGGCCCCCTGAGGCGGTTCTGAACGCGGCCTTGCCGATCTTCAGCTTTCGTCCCGCAGCACCGCGATGAGGCTGGACGTGTCGTATCGGTTGCCGCCCTTTGCCTGAACATGGGCATAGAACTGGTCGACCAGGGCGGTGACCGGCACGCGCGCCCCGTTGCTGCGTGCTTCTTCCAGGACGATTGACAGATCCTTGCGCATCCAGTCGACGGCAAAGCCGAAATCGAACTCGTTTTTCAGCATGGTTGGGCCGCGATTGTCCATCTGCCAGGATTGGGCGGCGCCCTTGGAAATGACGTCCAGCACCTTTTCGCCGTCCAGCCCGGCTTTCTGGGCGAAGTTCAGGCCTTCAGAAAGCGCCTGGACGAGACCCGCGATGCAGATCTGGTTGACCATCTTGGTCAACTGGCCAGCGCCGCTTTCACCCATCAGCTTGCATGACTTGGCAAAGCAATCGATCGCCGGCTTCACCCGGTCGAACGTCGCCTGATTGCCGCCGCACATGACCGTAAGGGCACCGTTTTCCGCGCCGGCCTGGCCACCTGATACCGGGGCATCGATGAAGCCGATGCCGGCATTGTCGCAGCGCTCGGCCAGTTCCCGCGCGAGATCGGCAGACGCAGTCGTGTGATCGACCAGAATCGTGCCGGAGGCCATTCCGGCCAGAGCGCCATCGTCGCCATAGACGACGGACCGGACATCGTCGTCATTGCCGACGCACATGAAAACGACTTCACATCCCTTGGCCGCGGAAGCCGGCGTCGCCGCGGCGGTAAGACCGTGTTCCCTGGCCAGGGCCTCGGCCTTGGACGCTGTCCGGTTATAGATGGTGACGTCGTGTCCGCCTTTGGCAAGATGGCGCGCCATCGGCGCCCCCATCACTCCCATACCCAAAAAGGCTGTCTTCATCGGATTTTCCTCGTCGTTCTGCATGCTTGGCCGTACTGGCGGGCCTACCGTCAGCGAGATATCACGGAACTGTAATCCCCTGGCGGTGGCGATCTTCGCGGCAGAACATAACATACGAAGGACCGTCGACAGAAAGGCACCGCATTTCGCATGCGAATACCTGCTTTGGAGCAATCGGCCGACCTCCGGCCTTTCGCGGTGCTGGTATCCGCGCTAAGGGAAGCAAGCGGCACCGTCGACATCGACGATTGCCGAAGAACTGGAGGTAAGACCAATGGCCCGACATTTTTCCGGCGATACGCTCGTCATCGCGAGCCACAATCCGGGCAAGGTTCGGGAGATCGCCGATCTGCTGAAGGATCGGGTAGCCCGCTTTCCCGGCGCGGCCGATCTCGACCTGCCGGAGCCTGAAGAAACGGGAGCGACGTTCGTCGAGAACGCGGTCCTCAAGGCCCGATCCGCGGCCGACGGCTCCGGTCTGCCGGCGCTGGCCGACGACAGTGGCCTTTCGGTCGCCGCGCTCGGGGGTGCCCCGGGGTTGTATTCGGCCCGCTGGGCGGTTCGGCCCGATGGAACGCGCGACTTCGCCTTTGCCATGGAACGCGTCAGGCAGGAACTGGTGGCGGCCGAGAGCGAACGGGGTCTGGATCGGGGCCGGGACCGGCGGGCATCGTTCCTTTGCGCTCTGGCGCTGGCCTGGCCCGATGGCGACGCAGAGGCGGTGGTTGGAACGGTCGATGGAACACTCGTGTTCCCGCCGCGCGGACTGGCCGGATTCGGCTATGATCCGATTTTCCTGCCTGACGGCCATAGCTTGACCTTTGGCGAAATGGAACCCGACGCCAAGCATGCCATCAGCCACCGTGCCGACGCGTTCGCCAAAATGCGCGAGCTGTGTTTCGGAGGGCGTTGACATGCAGACGGGTGATGGCGGTATCGACAGTGCCGACGGGAGCAGTTTCGTCGGTGAGACCGACGGGATCAGTCTTGTCGGTGAAACCGACGGGGGCGGTTTCGGGATCTATGTCCACTGGCCGTTCTGTGCCGCCAAGTGCCCGTACTGCGACTTCAACAGCCATGTGCGCGATGATATCGACCACGCGGCCTGGTCCGCGGCCCTGGTCCGCGAGCTTGACCATTTCGCGCGCGAAACCGGCGGTCGGCGCGTGAATTCGGTCTTCTTCGGCGGCGGCACCCCGTCATTGATGGCGCCGGCCAGTATCGCGGCCGTCCTCGAAGCCGTTGATCGGTCATGGAAATTGGCGCCGGATATCGAAATCACTCTCGAAGCCAACCCGACATCGGTCGAGGCCGCGCGCTTTGCGGGTTTCAAGGCTGCCGGCATCAACCGTGTATCGCTGGGTGTACAGTCATTGATCGACGCGGATCTGGCGGCGCTGGGCAGACAGCATTCCTCTGCCGAGGCCCTTGCCGCCGTTGACGTGGCCTCGCGGCATTTCGATCGATTCAGTTTCGATATGATTTATGGGCG
This window encodes:
- a CDS encoding NAD(P)-dependent oxidoreductase, yielding MKTAFLGMGVMGAPMARHLAKGGHDVTIYNRTASKAEALAREHGLTAAATPASAAKGCEVVFMCVGNDDDVRSVVYGDDGALAGMASGTILVDHTTASADLARELAERCDNAGIGFIDAPVSGGQAGAENGALTVMCGGNQATFDRVKPAIDCFAKSCKLMGESGAGQLTKMVNQICIAGLVQALSEGLNFAQKAGLDGEKVLDVISKGAAQSWQMDNRGPTMLKNEFDFGFAVDWMRKDLSIVLEEARSNGARVPVTALVDQFYAHVQAKGGNRYDTSSLIAVLRDES
- the rdgB gene encoding RdgB/HAM1 family non-canonical purine NTP pyrophosphatase; this encodes MARHFSGDTLVIASHNPGKVREIADLLKDRVARFPGAADLDLPEPEETGATFVENAVLKARSAADGSGLPALADDSGLSVAALGGAPGLYSARWAVRPDGTRDFAFAMERVRQELVAAESERGLDRGRDRRASFLCALALAWPDGDAEAVVGTVDGTLVFPPRGLAGFGYDPIFLPDGHSLTFGEMEPDAKHAISHRADAFAKMRELCFGGR